Genomic window (Magnolia sinica isolate HGM2019 chromosome 10, MsV1, whole genome shotgun sequence):
AGCTCTTTTGGACACCCTGAAAAATCATTTTATCATAATGTGATCAGCGATTAGATCGAATGTACGGCTATAGATCGTTGGGCCCAAACAATGTTTTGTTCTTAAAGATGGTTGGTGAGAATCTAGCAGcatttcaaaatttgaattttcaaaagtcCATTTTGAAATGCATGTTGAGATACTCACCCactttttttttgggtggttgGAGATGTGCTCACCAACACTGGTGTGCTCACAGAAACCTTTCCTTCTTTGTATTCTATGACATACCATGCCATTTCCCTAGATCTAGAGATGTACATCTCAACCATGgatgtgatctggaccgttcatcgaGTGGGTCCTACTGTGGAGAGTTCAataactcaaaaatcaggctaatgGGAGATCCTAATCATTTGATCAGAAGACTTTTGCCTTAATCTGTACCATTGGTTGTTTGTCAATGGGGTGTCAATTGTAGGCCACTGATGGGTTGCTACAATCAGCCtattcagtgtgatttttgaatCTGAACCCTTCATTGTAGagctggcccacctaatgaattgcAGCATCTTTTTGTTTTCCTAGACTGTATGCAACTGAATATCACATTCATTACCCGAGTTGAGATCAGCCATGCAACCAGTGGCATTACATCCACCATTCACACCCCGAGGCATGGCCATGATTGGCAGATTGTAGCCGTCGACAAGACTAACATCATAGTAatcatcatcattgcccatcCCGAGTGTGATCTCAAAGAGTGTCGCAGGCGGCGCCGCACCCATGCCATGGCACTCCATCTTCCCCCCACAATCTCCTGTTTGGCATGTCCCAGCTCCAGACTCGTCGAACCTGCATCCTGTCCTGGCCCATATCCTACCAGACCACCCCAGTGGggccacaattctagcactttgGCCAGAATTCATTTGAAATCCAGTCGTCGGAAGTTGCAGCGTCCCCGCCCCGGCAAGTGTACCAGGCCATATCATATGTGGGCAATTATTCACTATGGTGAATGTGGACGACTGTGATGGTGACAAGAAGATCGAAAAGGCCACAACAAAACCCAAAAACACCAATGTGATCGTCGCCATGTTGGTAATTCAGGCGAGCAATGCTGACCATCCTTTTGGATGAgttgaagtgggccaccaaaGGGGTGGAGACATGGCTATATAGTGCAATTTGAAGGGGTTGGATTTTAATACAAGGAGACACTGAGCTAGCCATGGGGGCCAAAGGGTGGGTTGAGGTTGCTTTGATGAGTGCCTCTGCAAGAGTTTTAGCATTTCTCTTATCTTGGGTTAGCCTCTGTAACAAGCAGTACCTTGTTTCAGGTGCAAGTAAGGAGGCATCCATAAGTGAAAGGAGAATGAGCAATACTGGGGAGGAATGCCTTTTCTGTCTCACCATatggtgatccaagccgttcatctagaATCTCACCTATCAAAGACTCTCACTGTCCATGAGAAACACTGGTCCAGATTTCAATAGCTGTATATGGACAATGAGGATCATTAATCAACTGGCTTTGTCCACAGGTGGTGGGAtctactagatggacggtctgatcATCATGTGGTGGGGCAGAAGGTGCAACAGCTTCATAAAGCCACcgaaagcaggaaaaaaaaaaaaaaaaaccctacccaaAACGATTACTTAATATTTGTTTactattgtgggacccacctttttttTTCGCACACACCATTTTTTATTCCGGGAACTGACTTAGGGACTCGGATTGTGTAGTGTAGCACACAGCACCAGGGTCGGTACTGTGTACTACTggaaaagctgtgggccccaccatgatgtatgcgttttatccagaccgtccatccatttttccagataattttagggaatacgcccaaaaatgaggcagacccaaatctcagttggaccacactgtaggaaacaatggtgattgaatgcccaggtcccaaccatgatgtatgcattttatccagaccgttcatccatttttcgagataattttagggaataaacccaaaaatgaggcagatccaaatctaaggtggaccacactgtaggaaacaatggtgaatgtatgcccaggtctgcatgacccaatcaacgggttggatggctaataaacactaCAGTAGGCTCTAGGAAGTTTTGAATCCTAGGTGTTCATCACCATTGTTCTCTGTAGTATGGTCCCCTGAGATTGgtactgcctcattttttggaatcatgccctaaattgagctggaaaaatCATAGCACACAGTACGGGCATTGGTGCTGAAATAGCACAAAATGCCCCTACAACTGGGTCCACCCAACACATGGCAGGGGATGTATCAATCAGGTCCGTCCATCTAGTCACACCCTTtgtagatagcaaatatttcaaaaccCACGTGGATATAATTATCACAAGTACCCAATAAGTGGACTACAAACTAAGTCAAAACTCATCAAGGAAATTTGCTAAAAAAAAAGATGGCTGAGTCTGTCTGATAGTGGAAAATTTTTGCACAGTGACCCacccccactagatggacggtccggattgataCCTTTCCCTGCCATGCGTACAGAGAAGAGAATTTTGGAAAACGTATGATTGGTGCGTATGCAAATCAATAAAGAGGTGATTGCATAAAAGCATTGTTCTTGCAAAGACAAAGTATAAAAACAGATTACTTGCCATTGCCTTTGCAGATGTACAAATACAATCGCAACACCAAAAGGCAGATTCTAACTAATACAATACTACCAGAAAGCATTTTCCTACATTGGATTTCTGTGGTAAATGACTTCAAGAAAGCATCTCATCACTTTCATATAGGAATTTTTGGGCACTAATCAATCAAAAATGCACGATTTTGATCAAACCCAAATTCGGTTCACATGGGGATCATAGCTTAGTGGCCAGCAATGAGGAAGTGAACGGTTTGATTGGAGCCCAATTCAGTACGTGTGGGGACCATGTTTCAACGGCCTACAATAGACAGGTTGAGAAAAGAGTAGAGAGTTTagaggtccacattcaactgggaAGGCAAAAGATTCAAGATGTTTGGATCTCCCAATACGTGAGACTTTTGGGACGTCCCCCAATCAGAGTGCGGCCCATCGGTCACAACGGTCAGGATCATtaaacggtggaccccacgtccaCAGAATTGAGCACCTTTCAGTGAGAATGACTGTGCGTATCATCAACTCATTGCAGCTGTAGATGGGTTGAATGGAccaatgcatggatgtatggatgagaaatgatcacatacatggAATGTATGAAGTGTTAATGCATCACCTGTGAGATatctaagtgggtcccatgactcCCATCATGTAGATCACCTGCTGCAAAAATCAGGCGGCTCCACTCAACATAGGACAGCCATGGACGGATTCAGTGATCGGACTGGTTTTCGCAGCGGCTTAGATGTCTCATGTGGCAAGTATGAGGGGGGCATATGTGAAGCTACAACATACATGGCAATCATCTGAACATTTCTCTGTATAATAAATCCATGTTGGTGATGAAATGTGGATGGTCGGTCCAAAATTCATAGTTTTTACAGATCTAATCTTTAGAACTGAATTTCCATCAAGCCacgacttaaaaataaaaaataaaaacaaaaatcatactGTTTTCTACAATCTAAGGAATTAGTCACAGTGCAACAGCCGAATGCTACTCAAACAAGGGTTGTTGAGGACATCCATAGGCTCAGCTTGAAGCATCGCCTTCATCTTCATCGCTATCAATGGTTGTGTTGGTTGGTTGATCCTCAACAACAGGGTCCTTGGGCACCACAAACCGGCCGCTCATAGGATCAACAACACGGGTGTCACGGGGCCCGCCTTTGTGGCCCATTGCAAGCATTGGAGGTGGTGGAAGAAGCCCCGCTCTGAAAAGAATGCGTTGGACAGGATCTGACGGTTGGGCACCAACCGATAACCAATACCTGCATCACCAAGACATCTACATAAGCAAATCCAACTACCCATCTTTTTGTGTGAGAAGAGAACTATCAGAACTCCATATTCGCACACTTCAAACTGCTCTCATTATACAAATTTCGAACATTATGATGACCTCCAATCAATTCAGAACAGTACAACAAAGACTAAAACAAGCACGAAAACAATCACAAGCAAAGGAAAATGGGTCAAATCTAACAATGCCAGCCAATGCCTGGCCCGTGGGAACCAGGTCAGCACAAAATGAGCAGGAATGAGCTCTGTTACAAATTCTAcaactttttttcctttttggaaGACCCATGAATTTTTCCGCATTATTCAGAAAATAAAAAAGCATTTTCCTAACTAATTCACAATTCACGGTTATTCAAGATTTCCAACTTATTTGAGAATCATCCACAattttaatttaaagaaaattcaaaagctCCACAAAAAGAtattttattttgaattcatctcGAGTATTTCCCAAGTTGAGATTAATTTCTTAGCCTACTTATATTTCCAAATCCAAACTTTGTGATTGAGTGGAAGAGGAGGATTCAAGTGCATGAGGAAGTGGCCAGCATTAAGAGATGAGGGCTACTATGATGAGCACTCACCTCATAGAGCCCTAAAACATATGCATTAGAGCGTGGTAGGGATGTTAACAGGCCAGATCAAGATCAGCCCAAACTCAACCATTTTAATTTAAAGAAATTTCAGGGGCTCCGCAAATGgatattttatttgtattttctaATAGACAATTCACCAATTTTTCCCCGAATCTGTCTCGAAAATTTCCCCACCTTGCCTAATTATTcccaaatttgaactttttaacaTTCAGTGGGAGAAGAGGATTCGAGCAAGGTTAAAAGATAGATACTTGGATTAACTCGTCCGGCCCCAAGTCAAGTAGCAACTAGCTCAGAGTCAGGGCTGAATTGGCCCAACTTGCCTGATGTCAGAGTTGTCCTGGAAAACCAATGTAAACCTTGTCCATTGCCGATGTGGATGTGATATTGATGATCTTAGCCATAGATCATGATAACCATGGGTCCCAGGTGGATGTGTGAAACATACATGAAGGTTAAAGGAGAGGAATTCCTCTGGTTGTCATTGGGAACTTGAGATTGTACACAATGGTCATTGACAAAGGGAGAGTTGTGTGCCATGGATCTCAATATCTAATTGTACCATGACCATTAGGCAGGCTATAGGACAAACCTATGTTGTTGTTGTTATAATGATGGATGCCATCATCCTGTGTGAGGGAACTAATAATAAGTCAAGATGGAAAGTCTCCACTATCAAGCATGACAATGGATGGGTGTGCCTTTTCCCTATCTTATATAGGAGTAGTGTGTCATTGATAAAGGCTCCTAGGTGGACCTACTGGGCACTCGCATAGGTGGATCGAGGTGAAGCCTCTAGACCGGGAGGCCCATCATGCCTGAACTATGATCGACTTGAGGATGCATTACAGCCAATAATTGTTcggagtatccccgatattatcacCATCTCCAGCTAGGCGTTCTAGGCGGTTgcttgtatcaccaatattttaaactgtgtaaattccaacaCAATGGGGCATTGGAAGATTCCAacacttgtagagagagagagcacctcaTCTCCCTCTACTCCCTTTCCTCACATGTTCCAAACAACTCTTGCATCCCCTTGGCCCTACTCTTAGGCTTGGCATGTTTGACTCTCACCTCTCCTCCATCTAGGAGAGACTTCCTAAGTGTGGAAGATTGGCAATGGGGAAACAACACTTCTTCAAGTAGGCTTTGATCAGGTAAATTCTAAACCATTGGTTAATGGATTTTTCCTCTTTAGAAGCTAGAGAATATCTTAAcaggaaggagggagagagagagagagagcacctcaTCTCTCCCTCCTCCCTTCCCTCACATGTTCCAAACAACTCTTGCATCCCCTTGGCCCTACTCTTAGGCTTGGCATGTTTGACTCTCACCTCTCCTCCATCTAGGAGAGACTTCCTAAGTGTGGAAGATTGGCAATGGGGAAACAACACTTCTTCAAGTAGGCTTTGATCAGGTAAATTCTAAACCATTGGTTAATGGATTTTTCCTCTTTAGAAGCTAGAGAATATCTTAACAGGAATCTTTAGGGTTGTAAAATCTAAAAACCAGGTTTTCAAAACATTTATACTCTACTGCTTTTTGAAAATCCCAGCACCCGAATTAGGGGTGACTCGTGGCATCGAACCAGATCGAGCAGTACTGAATCCGAGTTGACTTGAACGAGGGGCGCCACTAAGATGAGCATGCCCCATGGAGTCCTACGACAAGTGGTAGGGATATTAACAGACCATATCAGGATAAGCCTGAAACCAACCAGAAAATGTAAAGCCTGCAATCAACCTGGATTGGGTATAACCTGAGTGTTTTTAGGCTCAACCCAACCAGTCATTCAGTTTTTACATGCACATTAATGGCATGTGACACATACATGAAACTAATATACACTGTTATAAGCATAGCACTGACCTAGCTCAACACAATGAAGCAATGACGTTGACCCAAGCCAAGCACAATTTTTTTATAGATAATCTGAAAatctattagttttttttttttttttaaggaatgaAACAAAATACAAAGAAATGGGGTCCAGCTATAGGAGCCCCAACTAAACAATAATTATACACTGATGCAATAGAACTCTACAACGACACAATCTTCATCTCCTATTATCAATGTGGAGACCGATCCTAACCCACCCCTAACCATGGCAAGACTGTCTGCCTCATTATTAGCCTCTAGAAACATGCAAGAAAATGACAGAACTTTGAccatgcatatccaaagcttccTCCATCAAATCTGCAACCCTCCATGGACTGGATTCACCTCTAGGCCCGAGAAATGGCATTGCTAGAGTAATCTTTGCTGATAACCAGGAATAGATCCAAGTCATTCCAACTCTGCAACTATTTAATAGCTTCTAATAGCATGGTTGCCTATGCAAAATTAGAATTCCTGATTCTGATAGGGCCCAAGAACTGAACCAGAACACCACTGTTGTTGTCATGCACTATACCACCCATGCCCGCCCACCCACAATTATCCAACAAGCACCTGTCGAAGTTCACCTTTAAGTGCCCAAAGGGGAGCTTTCAAGCACCAgtagctttcttttttttttgccgtTGACACTAACATTATCTCGTTCTAGCGGGATTCCAATACCAAGGAAAAGCCTCTAACTAAATCTTGGGTCTACCTTCCCCAGGCCACTAGGAGATTGAAGATCATTTTCATCAGCAGATAGACGAGGCCTTACCATTAAAGATCCTATTAATGTCTTTCAACCCATATGTACCACAGATAGGCATGAGACACTTGAACCTGGGCCACATCCAGCCAGCTTTCAATTGTTTTCAGCACAGTTTCTGGAAACACCCAATAATTCCAAAATTAGAGGTCATTGCCAACAACGTTTCCCTTGCAAAGCAGCAATGAAGAATAGATGATTTACCGACTATTCATTGGTACAACATAAGGAGCATCTGTTTGGAGTCGCCATCCCTCTGCTCTTGAGGTGATCAATGGTAAGGATCTTGTCAGGGAACGCATTCACACAAAAGAACTTACCTTCGAAGGAAATGTTTTTTTGAAAGGGAATATCGACTTCGACAGAAAATGGAAACGTTGCTAACCATATCTTCAAGAATGCCCTAATCTCTTTGGGTCACAAACAGATAAATTTCAAATCCCACATTCTCCCATCCAAGACAGACCAAGCTATATAAGGTTCCTTTAGTAGATCCAGCAGTTGAGCAAGGCTAGAGATTTCTTCATCCCTCAGGTTCCAATGAAAAGATGGGCACCAAACAATCTTGTTGCCCAGCCATTGGATGAACTAATCAACCAATGCCCCCCCTCTTTTGCAGCTAGCAAATAGATGCTTTAAaatttctcaaataaagggaCGTTCAAGCACCAATAATCTTCCCAAAACCTTGCATTTTCCCCATTGTCAATTCTGAAGTGGAAATGGCTAGAGTACACATAGGCTCAAGTGAGGTAGtgacgcaggacaaccctaattatgatgcatgctcatggacacaattaaacagcggaaataaaaggaataaatgatctaaaattctaacagtaatcatcataactgagaaaatcataaaggaaacatgcaatggagcgggccatcaccacaaccatggattatggaattcaattactacttaggttggatccggcgagggatgagacctcccgatcttgcatggtcacacccaatcgatcaacgaagatcactagtccgaaaaaccaagaagtttctcggattagggatttgagaatttgggggtttagggtttagatcgattctcaagattttgatcgaagaaggattagccaaaactggaaaatagaaggaagaaaattattaccttgaagaagttggaggggcacaagaagaaattagaaaaaaaagatCAAGGGAatagaagaagcaccattagagagaagagaggaaggaggcaaccaaagggtttgcttttcattaatcaatagttaaaattcaagtttagggctttagcccacttaaataagcaaataaagacataaaattactaaaatacccatagaataagcaaataaagacataaaattactaaaagacccctaactaagtcaaaaatgcgtaaataacataagtacgggaaagtttgggcgctcggtcttctttctccaatcttccttcacatgtgtcttccttgagtggggtcttctatatgtccaatcacatgtgaaaggtcttcagctcctcaatagtcgcctatccacaatgatggcacttgtggttggcgctttcttcgttggtacaccttgaatgcgcttgtgtccgcatcaagaAGACTTAGAAGTTCAGGCCAGAGTCCAACCTACGATAGACCATAGCCCCAAAGACCTAACGAGCCCACTTGACCAGTTGACAACCTCAGGACGATTGTTGATCAGGTGCACTACCAATTACCATGTAAGTGGGCAATACCAAAAAAAATCAAGGGGGACTTGACCATGTAACCATTCACCCCAATGGcctgaaaaatggacggttaactCAAAATAAAGTTGCCCAAGTCAGCCCTATTTTATGCCATTCTGAGTCAAAAAGAGATGTAAATCGGTGGGGATGCAAATTTGGCATGACTCTAGCGAGGTTTCACGAGTTTTCTTGTGACTCATTCATATAGACATGTGAAAGTTATGTAAAATGTATGATAGAAGAAAACTAAGACTCCATCCATTGACCATAATGACCACAAGAGAACTAATATCAAGTGCAAGCTCAAGGAATATCAAATAATTGCTCAAAATTCCTTTTTTTAATAGGTAAGCTAGGCTCAAACTCAAGACCTTTATGTTGAAACACGCCATGCCTAACTGCTCAACACGTTACATTCTCGTATCTTTAATCTAAACCTCACTTTTATCAATACATCTGATTGAGTTAGTCTTCAAGTAAAGAAAGATGCACCTTGGCCTCCATCAAATATCTGGTGAAAACTAAATGTAATGGAGAGTGAGGGGTAGGTTGGCATATACATACCAAAATGCCGTGTTATTCTCATTCCACCCTCCTCTTAGATTACTAACTAAGCAGTCTCTTCTGTAATCCTCTAGTCTTGTgtattattgttttattttttcatctTCCTAATATATTAATCTTTCTataatccttcaaaaaaaaaatgcactcTTCTATGCTTTGTCAAAGAACAAAATAGGCTACCTTCAGTCCATAATTCTTGAATTTGAGACAACAAATGATGGATTCCTTTTCTTAAAAGGACCAGGCTCCAAGCAGTTCCAATCAAACCACTAAAAAGAGAAATGATCTAGTGTACACAGCATGGTTCTAAATGTATCTATTGGTTAGTGTATCGGCCCAACGAAAAAATGATACGATACGGCATCACGTATCGGTTAGGACTATATCAACACATACcggtcaaaaaaaaaatttaagcaaaaaaaaaaaaaaagaaggaaaaaatgaGATATCCAAGAATCTATCATTTGTTTATGTTTTGATCATGTATTCAGTGGTGTATCgaaccattctttgatgagaatgttgtctatCGGTTTaacttgttgaaggtcaactaaatgggctCTAATTGAACACAAACCAAGCATGATTAGGTGAactagggcccattacattgaaatacaatagAACGaagataaaaatataaaaaagaaattgaaggttTACTCTTCTTtctgatttttcccataatggtctaCTTTGTTTCGATTTGTTgaatcccattcaaatcatttgttttgatcccaaaataagtctagatctagcctaaaatgagtttttaagcttcttccatggttCGGTATCcattcatggctcagtggtagaacCACAAGATTTTCAACACTGAGACCAaggatcgagtgcccatgtagtgtgagtgggtgtgtgtgtataaaaattaaaaaaaaaaaaaaaaacaaacaaacaaacaaaaaatgcTTCTTCCATCGTTTAAATGATAAAAAAGAAGAGAcatgagtgaaattttgaaagggaaaaaacataaatcaaaattgggcttttatGAGCAAATCGGCCATATCGGTGCCAATACACCCCTTATCGGATATATCGGTGCCGATATGCCctatatcggccgatacgggtctTTTTGTTTTTCATCAAGCCGATACGATTGTGCATTGCGTATCCGTATCGTCTCGTGCCAATACGGATACGATACAATACCGATATCATATAAGCTTCTCTCTCTCAACCAGCAATCACAAAGGGACATGGATTGATTTCCAGCTTTACAGAAACAACCACGTCATCCAAATGCTACAAAAACAGATAAATTGATTTTAGGATTCTGAAAATTCTTTTCCAATCAAACTAAATTCCCAGTGAGATGCTTAATGGTACATAAAAAGTTACAGACAAGATACATTTTACTTACTTCACTCTGTCGAAATTCAGACCCATGCGCTTACCACCATCCTGCCCTGAAaggccaaaaaagaaaaaacacttATCAAAGTCAAGAAAAAGGAATGCACTTCATGGAGTTCCATGAAGCACCACTAACATGTCCGCTGTACATGTGCTGTGTATGAATGGTGATCATGACCGTTCATTTGAGTGTTCATCACATCAAGGGGCATCAATAACAGAACAATGCAAACAGACTAGAGTTGCCACCTGATCGGTGCCCGCAAGCGGAAGGCTTGAGAAAGAAAAAGGGCAACAGTTCACATTCAATGGGCAATCCTTACAATGATCGGCCCCCTTCGCTAATCTGATCACACGTGACCTTGTGGGCTATAATCCATCTCAGTAGCCCACAATACCAACATCTGAGACTGTGTGCCACATGtacatggatttttaaaaaaattaaaaaattaaaaaatcagttTAAAAAATTGGGTATTAAGgtgaaatgaaaaaataataatttaaaaaatgaatttacctggcAATGGATTGTAATAACCCAAGACTTCAAGATGCTTTCCATCTCTCGGAGATCGACTATCGGCCGCCATTACACGATAGAAAGGCCGGTTTTTGCATCCAAATCTCGATAATCGAATTCTTACTACCATTTTATGAACTTTTACTCCCTTCTATTGCTTCTCTGAGTTACAGAAAACGGCGAAAAAAAGAGATGGAGAAAagatgaaaatgagagaaatccAGTTTGGAGGAGGATTGTATCTGCGAAATTACAGCATCTAAAGTTTTTAAAAATGGCAAAAAATGGCTTACCAGAGAAATATCTTTCTAGTCTAgggttttgttcttcttctttttctctctgttCAGTCTCCTCTCTATCAAAGCAGATGAGAAAgggtatttgatactccggctgcatatgacacttgatacgcaggcacttcgaAATGGTAAACGTAGCATTAATCAACAAAAATTAAACCGCCTAAGTTGTGTAAAGTGCTATCTCCAATTACATATTAGAAATCAGATTGGTTGCACAATCCTCACCTCCGATTAGTGGACACTTTTCTTTTGAATGAAGCCATTGGATTGTTTCATtttgaaccgtccaataaatgtccactaatctaaTAGTCCGATAAAACAATAAGCATATTTTTTGGTTCGTGGTACAAGTAAGTTGTTCTACCTGATTTGTACGATttattttgatttgattttatgtCAAGTGAGCAATTTCTATGTCATTTTTACGTGCCTGAGTATTCTCCATccggagtatcaaagtatttatcGAGAagcaggggtgtcaatgggccgggctcgagcctgaaaaatcagaatttttaagaGCCAGTATCGGCCTGACGGCCcggcctgaaacagttcaaaatacgGGCCTAGCCTACcccagcccggcccattgacagcctaaGAAAAACGGGGGAGTAGTTTGGTACTCATTCAGAGTGTGGTTGTTCATGCACATGCTCTGCCCAATTGTACACGTGTCCTATAAACTCACGTTACAAAACAATTCAAAACGTGGGTCCCACTCTAGATAGAACATGACTCCAActtaagattaattgaataatcctaaccatggattaatataaatttcattgttgaatccctaccattgaaTACTTTTTGTCCAACGACGGGCAAGTTTGAATATCATTTCACTCTAACTTTGGTTCATCGCCCATTCACAGTGGAACCAACggtttgaacggtttaatttgagttgcaTACAATCCTTGGtcacaatttctaagtgcatgcgggtgaaccatcacactctgccaggtggacgcggattgcgtggtgagtcTGGACtgtatggggtccaccgtgatgtatgtattttatccatgccattcatcggttTTTACAGCTCCTTTTAGTGCATaaccccaaaattgaagcatatccaaagctcaagtagaccacaccacaggaaacagtaggtgGCAGCTGtgatgctcaagtggaccgcccaaaattaaaagacaaaaatctTGATGCTCCTGCAGCTGTTATGTATAATACACAGgcgcttagaaattgcatacgtggcatataagTAATTTAAACTAAACCATCTAGTCTATGGGGCCCAGTTCaggtgtatcatgaaccaaatacCAGGGTTTATTTGATTACCTTACCATCCGAATGGCAATCATTTATTGgacgattaaaaatgaaaatatccaaggGTGACATTTCagcaaactttttttttaaa
Coding sequences:
- the LOC131217286 gene encoding pathogenesis-related thaumatin-like protein 3.5, which produces MATITLVFLGFVVAFSIFLSPSQSSTFTIVNNCPHMIWPGTLAGAGTLQLPTTGFQMNSGQSARIVAPLGWSGRIWARTGCRFDESGAGTCQTGDCGGKMECHGMGAAPPATLFEITLGMGNDDDYYDVSLVDGYNLPIMAMPRGVNGGCNATGCMADLNSGCPKELQVIEGGPGSAGVVACKSACEAFGSDEYCCSGEYANPSSCGPSYYSNIFNRACPRAYSCAFDDATSTFTCKAFDYTITFCSTISR
- the LOC131217287 gene encoding small ribosomal subunit protein bS16m/bS16c; its protein translation is MVVRIRLSRFGCKNRPFYRVMAADSRSPRDGKHLEVLGYYNPLPGQDGGKRMGLNFDRVKYWLSVGAQPSDPVQRILFRAGLLPPPPMLAMGHKGGPRDTRVVDPMSGRFVVPKDPVVEDQPTNTTIDSDEDEGDASS